The following are from one region of the Halarcobacter sp. genome:
- a CDS encoding triose-phosphate isomerase, with protein MAIIASNFKTNHTRKSTASFINEVDTFVKENSINNEILVFPPSTALDSFDISSNIKIGAQNAYSVEKGSFTGEIGTSQLDEFGIKTILIGHSERRHILNESQSEIAKKYSFYKELGYTIVYCIGEPLEVKQSGLEKTLEYIYEQFEGIDTNYENLILAYEPVWAIGTGVTATNDDIKNVHSAIKEKINKPLLYGGSVKVGNVQEICSIEGVDGALIGTASWIADDFKQIIENTKDL; from the coding sequence ATGGCAATTATTGCTTCAAACTTTAAAACAAACCACACAAGAAAGTCAACAGCTTCATTTATAAATGAGGTTGATACTTTCGTAAAAGAGAATAGTATTAATAATGAAATATTAGTATTCCCTCCTTCAACAGCATTAGATTCATTTGACATATCTTCAAATATTAAGATTGGTGCCCAAAATGCTTATTCAGTTGAGAAAGGTTCTTTTACAGGTGAAATTGGAACTTCTCAGCTAGATGAATTTGGCATTAAAACAATTTTAATAGGTCATAGTGAAAGAAGACATATCTTAAATGAATCACAAAGTGAAATTGCAAAAAAATATAGTTTTTATAAAGAGTTAGGATATACAATTGTTTATTGTATTGGGGAACCTTTAGAAGTAAAACAAAGTGGATTAGAAAAAACTTTAGAGTATATTTATGAGCAATTTGAAGGTATTGATACAAATTATGAAAATCTTATTTTAGCTTATGAACCAGTTTGGGCAATAGGAACAGGTGTTACAGCTACAAATGATGATATAAAAAATGTACATAGTGCAATTAAAGAAAAAATCAATAAACCTTTACTTTATGGTGGAAGCGTAAAAGTTGGAAATGTTCAAGAGATTTGCTCAATTGAGGGTGTTGATGGAGCATTGATTGGTACTGCATCTTGGATTGCAGATGATTTTAAACAAATTATAGAAAATACAAAGGATTTATAG
- the fabI gene encoding enoyl-ACP reductase FabI translates to MLMEGKKGVILGVANNKSIAYGIAKQCAAQGAKIAFTYLNDSLKKRVEPIAAEFGSEDLVYPCDVSNPDEIKALKESIEKDLGQIDFIVHSIAFAPKEGLSGRFYDISKNAFDIAMDISVYSLIEVTRELKPLLSDNSSILTLTYYGGAKYIPNYNLMGVAKAALEMTTKYLAEDLGKDGIRVNAISAGPIKTLAAAGIGDFRFMLKWNEAHAPLKKNVSTDEVGNSGMYLLSDLSSAVTGEIHYVDCGYNIMGMPAVEFEDGKPRIAWNGTDK, encoded by the coding sequence ATGTTGATGGAAGGTAAAAAAGGTGTTATTCTAGGAGTAGCAAATAATAAATCTATCGCTTATGGAATAGCTAAACAATGTGCAGCACAAGGTGCAAAAATTGCATTTACTTATTTAAATGATTCTCTTAAAAAAAGAGTTGAACCAATCGCTGCTGAGTTTGGAAGTGAAGATTTAGTTTATCCATGTGATGTTAGTAATCCAGATGAGATTAAAGCTTTAAAAGAGTCTATAGAGAAAGATTTAGGGCAAATTGATTTTATCGTTCATTCAATTGCATTTGCACCAAAAGAGGGATTATCTGGAAGATTTTATGATATCTCTAAAAATGCATTTGATATTGCTATGGATATCTCAGTTTACTCACTTATTGAAGTAACAAGAGAGTTAAAACCTTTATTATCAGATAACTCATCTATTCTTACATTAACATACTATGGTGGAGCAAAATATATCCCTAACTATAACTTAATGGGTGTTGCAAAAGCTGCATTAGAGATGACTACTAAATATCTTGCAGAAGATTTAGGTAAAGATGGGATTAGAGTAAATGCTATTAGTGCAGGACCTATCAAAACTTTAGCTGCTGCTGGTATTGGTGATTTTAGATTTATGCTTAAATGGAATGAAGCTCATGCGCCACTTAAAAAGAATGTTTCAACTGATGAAGTTGGAAACTCTGGAATGTATCTATTAAGTGATTTAAGTTCCGCTGTAACTGGTGAGATTCATTATGTTGATTGTGGTTATAACATTATGGGTATGCCTGCAGTTGAGTTTGAAGATGGGAAGCCAAGAATTGCATGGAACGGAACTGATAAGTAG
- the argS gene encoding arginine--tRNA ligase, translating into MQKIVKNYIESVLEKEIVLEKPKDISLGHFATPAAFSLAKELRKSPMIIADELAAKFVDDEMFEKVEAVKGFLNFKLSNIFLEKLSKEALLKKENYAKSDEKKESILLEYVSANPTGPLHIGHARGAVLGDALARVGRHLGYDITTEYYVNDAGAQMDMLGLSVSLAGRDFILKENVDYPETYYRGDYLVDIAQKIFEEYGEEIFHDESRFREMAEIAKNDVLKIIVKDLKDTGIEFDNFVSEASLYDSWLKTKEVLLENGSLYEKEEKLFLKSTLHGDDSDRVVVRENGIPTYLAGDIIYHKDKFDRGYDHYINIWGADHHGYIKRVHAAIEFLGEDSKKLEILLSQMVQLLKGGEPYKMSKRAGNVILMSDIVEEIGPDALRFVFLTKKSDTHLEFDLDMLKNQDSSNPIFYINYAYARINQVFKKAEKEFSDVLDISYEGLNDDSLNLVYESLLLPTVLEEAFLKRDMQKITDYLYSLASSIHRFYNQYKIVGSDEEEKYLKVLSLCALSIKVALNILGIKEKEVM; encoded by the coding sequence TTGCAAAAAATAGTAAAAAATTATATTGAATCAGTTTTAGAAAAAGAGATTGTTTTAGAAAAACCAAAAGATATCTCTTTAGGTCATTTTGCAACTCCTGCAGCATTTTCATTAGCTAAAGAGCTTAGAAAGTCTCCTATGATAATTGCTGATGAATTAGCGGCAAAATTTGTAGATGATGAGATGTTTGAAAAAGTTGAAGCTGTAAAAGGGTTCTTAAACTTTAAGTTATCTAACATATTTTTGGAAAAACTTTCAAAAGAAGCATTGTTAAAAAAAGAAAACTATGCTAAAAGCGATGAAAAGAAAGAATCAATCTTACTTGAATATGTAAGTGCAAATCCTACAGGACCTTTACATATTGGCCATGCTAGAGGTGCAGTTTTAGGTGATGCATTAGCCAGAGTTGGAAGACATCTTGGATATGATATTACAACAGAATATTATGTAAATGATGCCGGTGCCCAAATGGATATGCTTGGATTATCAGTTTCACTAGCAGGACGAGATTTTATCTTAAAAGAAAATGTTGATTATCCAGAAACATATTATAGAGGTGATTATTTAGTAGATATTGCTCAAAAGATTTTTGAAGAGTATGGAGAAGAGATTTTCCATGACGAATCAAGATTTAGAGAGATGGCTGAGATTGCTAAAAATGATGTTTTAAAAATTATCGTTAAAGATTTAAAAGATACAGGTATTGAATTTGACAATTTTGTATCAGAAGCATCACTATATGATTCATGGCTAAAAACAAAAGAGGTATTACTTGAAAATGGTTCTTTGTATGAAAAAGAGGAAAAACTATTTTTAAAATCAACACTTCATGGAGATGATTCAGATAGAGTTGTAGTAAGAGAAAATGGAATACCAACATATTTAGCTGGTGATATTATTTATCACAAAGATAAATTTGATAGAGGTTATGATCATTATATAAATATTTGGGGTGCAGATCACCATGGATATATTAAAAGAGTTCATGCTGCAATAGAATTTTTAGGTGAAGATTCAAAAAAACTTGAGATTTTACTTTCACAAATGGTTCAATTACTTAAAGGTGGTGAGCCATACAAAATGAGTAAAAGAGCAGGTAATGTAATCTTAATGAGTGATATTGTTGAGGAGATAGGACCAGATGCCTTAAGATTTGTATTCTTAACAAAAAAAAGTGATACTCATTTAGAATTTGATCTTGATATGTTAAAAAATCAAGATAGTTCAAATCCTATCTTTTATATTAATTATGCATATGCTAGAATTAATCAAGTTTTCAAAAAAGCTGAAAAAGAGTTTTCTGATGTTTTAGATATCTCTTATGAAGGTTTAAATGATGATTCATTAAACTTAGTTTACGAATCTTTACTTTTACCGACAGTTTTAGAAGAAGCTTTCCTTAAAAGAGATATGCAAAAGATAACTGATTATCTTTACTCTTTGGCATCTTCTATTCATAGATTTTACAATCAATATAAGATTGTAGGAAGTGATGAAGAAGAAAAGTATTTAAAAGTTTTAAGTCTATGTGCTTTAAGTATTAAAGTGGCTTTAAATATTTTAGGAATAAAAGAAAAAGAGGTTATGTAA
- the lysA gene encoding diaminopimelate decarboxylase: MSINFKELANKYQTPYYVYDFDYISNQYNELKGAFKARKSLIAYAVKANSNLSVIKHLAKLGAGADCVSIGEVKRALKVGIAPYKIIFSGVGKIDDEIRQALELDILMINVESAAELDRVELIAKELGKCARISIRVNPNIDPQTHPYISTGLHENKFGVDIDTAKRMYIQCNNSENLDPVGIHCHIGSQLTQLSPIKESVKIIADLVRNLKAIKIELSFMDIGGGLGIIYDDEKLIDTNEYAQSVLETMFGLDITVVCEPGRFMVGNAGTFVTKVLYEKVNGEKRFVIVDGAMNDLIRPSLYNAYHKIEVLNDNKEFSDCNLVGPVCESGDFFAKNVELPKTQHNDLVAIYSAGAYCFTMASNYNTRGRVAEIAIENGQDRLIRKRETFEDIIALEEEFIK, translated from the coding sequence ATGAGTATAAATTTCAAAGAATTAGCAAACAAATATCAAACACCTTATTATGTGTATGATTTTGATTATATTTCAAATCAATACAATGAATTAAAAGGGGCTTTTAAAGCTAGAAAATCACTTATTGCGTATGCAGTAAAAGCAAATTCAAATTTATCTGTTATTAAACATCTTGCAAAGCTTGGAGCTGGAGCTGATTGTGTTTCTATTGGTGAAGTAAAAAGAGCATTAAAAGTTGGTATTGCTCCATATAAGATTATATTTTCCGGTGTTGGGAAAATCGATGATGAGATTAGACAAGCACTTGAATTAGATATTTTGATGATAAATGTAGAAAGTGCAGCAGAGCTTGATAGGGTTGAGCTTATTGCCAAAGAATTAGGTAAATGTGCAAGAATCTCTATTAGAGTTAATCCAAATATTGACCCACAAACACATCCATATATCTCAACTGGATTACATGAAAATAAATTTGGTGTTGATATTGATACAGCAAAAAGAATGTATATCCAATGTAACAACTCTGAAAATCTTGACCCTGTTGGGATTCATTGTCATATTGGTTCGCAATTAACACAATTATCACCTATAAAAGAATCTGTAAAAATTATTGCTGATTTAGTAAGAAATTTAAAAGCTATTAAAATAGAACTTTCTTTTATGGATATTGGTGGTGGTCTTGGAATCATTTATGATGATGAAAAACTGATTGATACAAATGAGTATGCACAATCTGTTTTAGAAACAATGTTTGGTCTTGATATCACTGTTGTTTGTGAGCCAGGAAGATTTATGGTTGGAAATGCAGGTACATTTGTAACTAAAGTTTTATATGAAAAAGTAAATGGTGAAAAAAGATTTGTTATTGTAGATGGAGCTATGAATGATTTAATTAGACCATCTTTATATAATGCTTACCATAAGATTGAAGTTTTAAATGATAATAAAGAGTTTAGTGATTGTAATTTAGTTGGACCTGTTTGTGAAAGTGGTGACTTCTTTGCAAAAAATGTTGAACTTCCAAAAACTCAACACAATGATTTAGTAGCAATTTATAGTGCAGGAGCATATTGTTTTACAATGGCAAGTAACTATAATACAAGAGGAAGAGTTGCTGAGATTGCAATTGAAAATGGGCAAGATAGACTTATTAGAAAAAGAGAAACTTTTGAAGATATTATAGCTTTAGAAGAGGAGTTTATAAAATAA
- the gap gene encoding type I glyceraldehyde-3-phosphate dehydrogenase — MAVKVAINGFGRIGRCVARIIEKRDDVELVAINDTATTEMLEYITKYDTVHGTFDGEVKVEDGYLIMGKVKAKLYSTRDAKELTFTKDCGAEIILECTGAYLTQEKCQVHLDNGAKKVVMSAPAKDDTPTFVMGVNNEEYEGQAIISNASCTTNCLGPIAKIIDDELGIEKGLMTTIHSYTNDQNILDVKHQKDKRRARAGAQNMIPTTTGAAKAMKLIMPQLDGKLHGQSVRVPTPNVSMVDVNFVVKKQVTKEDLNALLEMKAKQLEGIVAIDNDMMVSSDLVGNTNSSIVASDLTQVIGGDMIKIMTWYDNEWGYSSRLVDMAIYVSDK, encoded by the coding sequence ATGGCTGTTAAAGTTGCAATTAATGGATTTGGTAGAATAGGTAGATGTGTAGCAAGAATAATTGAAAAAAGAGATGATGTTGAACTTGTTGCTATAAATGATACTGCTACTACTGAAATGTTAGAATATATTACAAAATATGATACAGTACATGGTACATTCGATGGTGAAGTAAAAGTTGAAGATGGTTATTTAATTATGGGTAAAGTAAAAGCAAAACTTTATTCAACAAGGGATGCGAAAGAATTAACTTTTACAAAAGATTGCGGGGCAGAAATTATTTTAGAATGTACAGGAGCTTATTTAACTCAAGAAAAATGTCAAGTTCACTTAGATAATGGTGCAAAAAAAGTTGTAATGAGTGCACCAGCTAAAGATGATACACCAACTTTTGTAATGGGAGTAAATAATGAAGAGTATGAAGGTCAAGCAATTATCTCTAATGCTTCTTGTACAACAAACTGTTTAGGACCAATAGCAAAAATTATTGATGATGAATTAGGTATTGAAAAAGGTTTAATGACTACAATTCACTCATACACAAATGATCAAAATATTTTAGATGTAAAACATCAAAAAGATAAAAGAAGAGCAAGAGCAGGTGCTCAAAATATGATTCCTACAACAACAGGTGCAGCTAAAGCTATGAAATTAATTATGCCACAATTAGATGGTAAATTACATGGTCAAAGTGTGAGAGTTCCAACTCCAAATGTATCTATGGTAGATGTTAACTTTGTTGTTAAAAAGCAAGTTACAAAAGAGGATCTTAACGCTTTACTAGAGATGAAAGCAAAACAATTAGAAGGGATTGTAGCTATTGACAATGATATGATGGTATCTTCAGATTTAGTTGGAAATACAAATTCATCAATTGTAGCATCTGATTTAACACAAGTTATTGGTGGAGATATGATTAAAATCATGACTTGGTATGATAATGAATGGGGATATTCGAGTAGATTAGTTGATATGGCTATTTACGTATCAGATAAATAA
- a CDS encoding twin-arginine translocase TatA/TatE family subunit codes for MGMPGGIEWVIIALVVLLLFGGKKIPELAKGLGSGIKNFKKAVKEDEEVVSTDKSEEIEKKAEVKEEEPKENKTV; via the coding sequence ATGGGTATGCCAGGTGGTATTGAATGGGTAATTATTGCCTTAGTAGTATTACTATTATTTGGTGGTAAAAAGATTCCAGAACTTGCAAAAGGTTTAGGAAGTGGTATTAAAAACTTCAAAAAAGCTGTAAAAGAAGATGAAGAAGTAGTTTCAACAGATAAATCTGAAGAGATTGAAAAAAAAGCTGAAGTAAAAGAAGAAGAGCCAAAAGAAAACAAAACTGTATAA
- the rsfS gene encoding ribosome silencing factor, translated as MNKRLENIKSILTSKKAKNVEIIDLTSKEYIVDYVVIATTLNPKHAFALLNYLRTDLKPQGEEFLRVDDDENWTVIDLGDIFIHLLSEKYREKYTIEEFLKELDNKNQ; from the coding sequence TTGAACAAAAGATTAGAAAATATAAAATCAATTTTAACTAGTAAAAAAGCAAAAAATGTTGAAATTATTGATTTAACTTCAAAAGAGTATATTGTTGATTATGTTGTTATTGCAACAACATTAAATCCTAAACATGCATTTGCATTATTAAACTATTTAAGAACTGATTTAAAACCTCAAGGTGAAGAGTTTTTAAGAGTTGATGATGACGAAAATTGGACTGTTATAGATTTAGGTGATATATTTATTCATTTATTAAGTGAAAAATATAGAGAAAAATATACTATAGAAGAGTTTCTAAAAGAACTAGACAATAAAAATCAATAA
- the pheA gene encoding chorismate mutase has translation MSEKGLKELRDKLDSIDNELLKLINERMEIVHQVGVVKAHSGGAIYRPEREKAIIDRLDSLNEGKLNRKAIEALFLEIFAISRNIELPENIAYLGPEGSFTHQAAETRFGAMSSYISIGSIKGVFREVSTKKARFGVIPIENSSNGIVSDTLNCLSTYNLKIIAEVILDIHHTFATTCDKVTDIKRIYSKDIAFDQCHNFLENFGLDEVEHIPVESTTKAAKLALNEPNSAAICSHVGAKLYNLPILFENIEDKDNNKTRFFIVSDFENAQSGNDKTSILVKFPNTPGALVDFLLDFKKEGIDLTKIKSHIVEGVSIFFIDFNGHKDDENIKRIFNKHKDSIKFLGSYVKEIDDI, from the coding sequence ATGAGTGAAAAGGGCTTAAAAGAGTTAAGAGATAAGTTAGATTCTATAGATAATGAACTTTTAAAACTTATAAATGAGAGAATGGAAATAGTTCATCAAGTTGGTGTTGTAAAAGCACACAGTGGTGGAGCTATTTATAGGCCAGAGAGAGAAAAAGCTATTATAGATAGACTTGATTCTTTAAATGAAGGAAAACTAAATAGAAAAGCTATTGAGGCTTTATTTCTAGAAATATTTGCAATCTCTAGAAATATTGAATTACCTGAAAATATTGCTTATCTTGGACCTGAAGGAAGCTTTACTCATCAAGCTGCAGAAACTAGATTTGGAGCAATGAGCTCTTATATTTCAATTGGTTCTATTAAAGGTGTTTTTAGAGAAGTAAGTACAAAAAAAGCTAGATTTGGGGTTATTCCTATCGAAAATTCTTCAAATGGGATAGTAAGTGATACCTTAAATTGTCTAAGCACATATAATCTAAAAATTATTGCAGAGGTGATTTTAGATATTCATCATACTTTTGCAACTACTTGTGACAAAGTTACAGATATAAAAAGAATTTATTCAAAAGATATAGCTTTTGATCAATGTCATAATTTTTTAGAAAATTTTGGTTTAGATGAGGTTGAACATATTCCAGTTGAATCTACTACAAAAGCTGCAAAGTTAGCATTAAATGAACCAAATAGTGCTGCAATATGTTCACATGTTGGAGCAAAACTTTATAATCTTCCAATTTTGTTTGAAAATATTGAAGATAAAGATAATAATAAAACTAGATTTTTTATAGTAAGTGATTTTGAAAATGCACAATCAGGGAATGATAAAACATCAATTTTAGTTAAATTTCCTAATACACCTGGTGCCTTAGTTGACTTTCTATTAGATTTTAAAAAAGAAGGTATAGATTTAACAAAAATTAAATCTCATATTGTTGAGGGTGTTTCTATTTTCTTTATTGATTTTAATGGTCATAAAGATGATGAAAATATAAAAAGAATTTTTAATAAACATAAAGATAGTATCAAATTCTTAGGTTCTTACGTAAAAGAAATTGATGATATATAA
- a CDS encoding HAD-IIA family hydrolase, whose protein sequence is MNKGFFIDVQGTLIDDIDKSPIKGACEFIEYLNNKNIPYVVITNNSKNKSEDFIEELKQKGFDIKNYIDPFYILKEVLTNKKIAAFGTDKFLKVLQTMGYEIDFENFESLIVSIKEDYTNEDYAKMIECALKTDNLIAMHGTSIYSKNGKRYPGVGAIMSMVKFAVNKDYEIVGKPSLNFYEKARKLINLDFKDITVISDDMIGDLLGAQELGMKTNLVLSGKTRTKEEIVSTLEKDKLPNEIYNDMSEILDSLKEGVV, encoded by the coding sequence ATGAATAAAGGTTTTTTTATAGATGTACAGGGAACTTTAATTGATGATATTGATAAGAGTCCAATTAAAGGTGCCTGTGAATTTATTGAGTATTTAAATAATAAAAACATACCTTATGTGGTAATTACTAATAATAGTAAAAATAAAAGTGAAGATTTTATTGAAGAGTTAAAACAAAAAGGTTTTGACATAAAAAATTATATTGATCCTTTTTATATTTTAAAAGAGGTTTTAACTAATAAAAAAATTGCTGCATTTGGTACAGATAAGTTTTTAAAAGTTTTACAAACAATGGGATATGAAATCGATTTTGAAAATTTTGAATCTTTAATTGTATCAATAAAAGAAGATTACACAAATGAAGATTATGCAAAAATGATTGAATGTGCTTTAAAAACTGATAATCTAATAGCTATGCATGGAACATCTATTTATAGTAAAAATGGTAAAAGATATCCAGGTGTTGGAGCTATTATGAGTATGGTTAAATTTGCAGTAAATAAAGATTATGAGATTGTTGGTAAACCTAGTTTAAATTTCTATGAGAAAGCTAGAAAATTGATTAATTTGGATTTTAAAGATATTACTGTTATAAGTGATGATATGATTGGTGATTTACTTGGGGCTCAAGAGTTAGGAATGAAAACAAACTTAGTATTAAGTGGAAAAACTAGAACTAAAGAAGAGATTGTAAGTACTCTAGAAAAAGATAAATTGCCAAATGAAATATATAATGATATGAGTGAGATTTTAGATAGTTTAAAAGAAGGTGTAGTATGA
- the hisC gene encoding histidinol-phosphate transaminase, with protein sequence MKFNKVLDNCKIYEAGKPIELVVREYGVDTKDIIKLASNENPYGTSPKVIKKIQDLSKNMFMYPDDSMYELKEALANKYSVESQNVIVGAGSDQIIDFLVKAKCDESSKVLMAKTTFAMYEIYGRQTGCTILKTEDGMHNLEQFEQMYNEHKPDMIFLCLPNNPLGECLDREDVYNFLSKVDKETLVVVDCAYMEYASYKDEKKAIKPAELIEKFPNAVYLGTFSKAYALGGMRTGYGIGQVNLIKTLYKIRPPFNITTLSLAAAIEALKDEEFVNECIKLNFDEMKRYEEYAKRKGFSYIESYTNFITIKFDNKYISSDVAQKLLERGVIVRDLTGYGVNAIRITIGTQKQNTRVFNTLDEVLDSLDKQENL encoded by the coding sequence ATGAAATTTAATAAAGTATTAGATAATTGTAAAATATATGAGGCTGGAAAGCCTATAGAATTAGTTGTTAGAGAGTATGGGGTTGATACAAAAGATATAATTAAACTTGCTTCAAATGAAAACCCATATGGAACAAGTCCAAAAGTTATAAAAAAGATACAAGATTTGTCAAAAAATATGTTTATGTATCCAGATGATTCTATGTATGAATTAAAAGAAGCATTGGCAAATAAATACAGTGTAGAGAGTCAAAATGTGATTGTAGGTGCAGGTAGTGACCAAATTATAGACTTTTTAGTAAAAGCTAAATGTGATGAAAGTTCTAAAGTACTTATGGCAAAAACTACATTTGCAATGTATGAAATCTATGGTAGACAAACTGGCTGTACTATTTTAAAAACTGAAGATGGTATGCATAACTTAGAGCAATTTGAACAAATGTATAATGAACATAAGCCAGATATGATTTTCTTGTGTTTACCAAATAATCCTTTAGGTGAGTGTTTAGATAGAGAAGATGTATATAATTTCTTATCAAAAGTAGACAAAGAAACATTAGTTGTAGTTGATTGTGCTTATATGGAATATGCTTCTTATAAAGATGAGAAAAAAGCTATTAAACCAGCTGAACTTATAGAAAAATTCCCAAATGCAGTGTATCTTGGAACATTCTCTAAAGCATATGCTTTAGGTGGGATGAGAACAGGATATGGTATTGGTCAAGTTAATTTAATTAAAACTTTATATAAAATCAGACCACCATTTAATATTACAACTTTATCATTAGCAGCTGCAATTGAAGCTTTAAAAGATGAAGAGTTTGTAAATGAGTGTATTAAATTAAATTTTGATGAGATGAAAAGATATGAAGAGTATGCAAAAAGAAAAGGCTTTTCTTATATAGAAAGTTATACAAACTTTATTACAATCAAATTTGACAATAAATATATCTCTTCAGATGTTGCTCAAAAACTTCTAGAAAGAGGTGTTATTGTTAGAGATTTAACAGGTTATGGAGTAAATGCAATAAGAATAACTATTGGAACACAAAAACAAAATACAAGAGTATTTAATACTTTAGATGAAGTTTTAGATTCATTAGATAAACAAGAGAATTTATAA
- the nadD gene encoding nicotinate (nicotinamide) nucleotide adenylyltransferase, producing MHIAIFGGSFDPPHIGHQTIVKKILKKVDIDLLIVVPAYLNPLKVRSFLDAKVRYKLLKKLFSKKEKVLVSPYEINKERPVYSIETIRHIIEKYNPEKLYLVIGADNYSSFHLWDSYKEIKKLVTLIVVTRDGIEYSKKDKVKKLKVNIKISSTQLRNTFNLEYIPKRIRKDIKKIWNKEGKI from the coding sequence GTGCATATTGCAATTTTTGGTGGTAGTTTTGACCCACCTCACATAGGTCATCAAACTATTGTAAAAAAGATATTAAAAAAAGTTGATATTGATCTTTTAATTGTAGTACCTGCATATTTAAATCCCTTGAAAGTAAGATCTTTTTTAGATGCAAAAGTTAGATATAAACTTTTGAAAAAGCTTTTTTCAAAAAAAGAAAAAGTGTTGGTTTCACCTTATGAAATAAACAAAGAAAGACCTGTTTATTCCATAGAAACAATTAGACACATTATTGAAAAATACAATCCAGAAAAGTTATATCTAGTAATTGGTGCAGACAATTATAGTAGTTTCCATTTATGGGATAGCTATAAAGAGATAAAAAAACTTGTTACACTTATTGTTGTTACAAGAGATGGGATTGAATATTCTAAAAAAGATAAAGTTAAGAAACTAAAAGTAAATATTAAGATTAGTTCTACTCAGCTTAGAAATACTTTTAATTTAGAGTATATACCAAAGAGGATTAGAAAAGATATTAAAAAAATTTGGAATAAAGAAGGTAAGATTTGA
- a CDS encoding phosphoglycerate kinase — MKLQEIKNIDIDGKRVFIRCDFNVPMDEYNNITDDRRIRSALNTIRYCIDRDCSIILASHFGRPTEPGEEKYSLKPVAKRLHTLLKQDIKMAKNVVEDDTIEMAKNLKPGEIMLLENLRYNSGEKANDKDFAQKLASMSEIYINDAFGVSHRAHASVEAITEFFDIKNKAAGFLLAKEIKFFHNIVENPKRPFVSIVGGSKVSGKLEVLHNLITKVDKILIGGGMAFTFLKAQGYEVGKSLVEDDLIPEALKIIEEAKELGVKLYLPVDVVAAEAFDAEAIAKLVTVQEIPESWMGLDIGPATAQLFRLALGDANTILWNGPMGVYEMEKFAKGSTRISNTVAQSYATTVVGGGDTADLVRVTGDEEDMTFISTGGGASLELIEGKVLPGVKALVLED, encoded by the coding sequence ATGAAGCTTCAAGAGATTAAAAATATTGATATAGATGGGAAAAGAGTATTTATTAGATGTGATTTTAATGTTCCAATGGATGAATACAATAATATCACAGATGATAGAAGAATAAGAAGTGCATTAAATACTATTAGATATTGTATTGATAGAGATTGTTCTATAATCTTAGCTTCTCACTTTGGAAGACCAACAGAACCTGGAGAAGAAAAATATTCACTTAAACCTGTTGCTAAAAGATTACATACTCTTTTAAAACAAGATATTAAAATGGCAAAAAATGTTGTAGAAGATGACACTATTGAAATGGCTAAAAATTTAAAGCCAGGTGAAATAATGCTTCTTGAAAATTTAAGATACAACTCTGGTGAAAAAGCAAATGATAAAGATTTTGCTCAAAAACTGGCATCTATGTCTGAAATTTATATAAACGATGCTTTTGGAGTTTCTCATAGAGCTCATGCTTCTGTTGAAGCTATTACAGAATTTTTTGATATTAAAAATAAAGCAGCTGGATTTTTATTGGCAAAAGAGATTAAATTTTTCCATAATATTGTTGAAAACCCAAAAAGACCTTTTGTTTCAATTGTTGGGGGTTCAAAAGTATCTGGAAAACTTGAAGTTTTACATAACCTAATCACTAAAGTTGATAAAATCTTGATTGGTGGAGGTATGGCATTTACTTTCTTAAAAGCTCAAGGTTATGAAGTTGGTAAATCTTTAGTTGAAGATGATTTAATTCCTGAAGCTTTAAAAATTATTGAAGAAGCAAAAGAGCTTGGAGTTAAACTATATCTTCCTGTAGATGTTGTTGCAGCTGAAGCTTTTGATGCAGAAGCAATTGCAAAACTTGTAACAGTTCAAGAGATTCCTGAAAGCTGGATGGGACTAGATATTGGACCTGCAACTGCTCAATTATTTAGATTAGCTTTAGGAGATGCAAATACAATACTTTGGAATGGACCAATGGGTGTTTATGAAATGGAAAAATTTGCAAAAGGAAGTACTAGAATCTCTAATACTGTAGCTCAATCATATGCAACAACTGTTGTTGGTGGTGGTGATACTGCTGACTTAGTTAGAGTAACAGGAGATGAAGAGGATATGACATTTATCTCAACAGGTGGTGGTGCTTCACTTGAATTAATCGAAGGAAAAGTTTTACCAGGTGTTAAAGCTTTAGTTTTAGAGGATTAA